The following are encoded together in the Bubalus kerabau isolate K-KA32 ecotype Philippines breed swamp buffalo chromosome 3, PCC_UOA_SB_1v2, whole genome shotgun sequence genome:
- the INHA gene encoding inhibin alpha chain has product MWLQLLLLLLAPQGRHGCHGPEVDRELVLAKVRALFLDALGPPPVTGEGGDPGVRRLPRRHAVGGFMRRGSEPEDQDVSQAILFPAAGASCGDEPDAGEAEEGLFTYVFQPSQHTRSRQVTSAQLWFHTGLDRQEIAAANSSEPLLGLLVLTSGGPTPVPMSLGQAPPRWAVLHLATSAFPLLTHPVLALLLRCPLCSCSTQPEATPFLVAHTRAKPPSGGERARRSTPPLPWPWSPAALRLLQRPPEEPAVHADCHRAALNISFQELGWDRWIVHPPSFIFYYCHGGCGLSTPQDLPLSVPGVPPTPIQPLSLVPGAQPCCAALLGTMRPLHVRTTSDGGYSFKYEMVPNLLTQHCACI; this is encoded by the exons ATGTGGCTTCAGCTGCTCCTCTTGCTGCTGGCCCCTCAGGGCAGGCATGGCTGTCATGGGCCGGAGGTGGACCGGGAACTTGTCCTGGCCAAGGTGAGGGCCCTGTTTCTGGATGCCTTGGGGCCCCCGCCGGTGACTGGGGAAGGTGGAGATCCTGGAGTCAGGCGTCTGCCCCGAAGGCATGCCGTGGGGGGCTTCATGCGCAGGGGCTCTGAGCCCGAGGACCAAGATGTCTCCCAGGCCATCCTTTTTCCAGCTGCAG GTGCCAGCTGCGGGGATGAGCCAGATGCTGGAGAGGCTGAGGAGGGCCTCTTCACGTATGTGTTCCAGCCATCCCAGCACACACGCAGCCGCCAGGTGACTTCGGCGCAGCTGTGGTTCCACACGGGACTGGACAGACAGGAGATTGCTGCCGCCAACAGCTCTGAGCCCCTGCTCGGCCTGCTGGTACTGACATCCGGGGGTCCCACGCCTGTGCCCATGTCGCTGGGCCAAGCCCCCCCTCGCTGGGCTGTCCTGCACCTGGCCACCTCCGCCTTCCCTCTGCTGACCCATCCTGTCCTGGCGCTCCTGCTGCGTTGTCCTCTCTGTTCCTGCTCCACCCAGCCCGAAGCCACCCCCTTCCTGGTGGCCCACACACGGGCCAAGCCGCCCAGTGGAGGGGAGAGGGCCCGGCGCTCCACGCCCCCGCTGCCGTGGCCTTGGTCTCCCGCTGCGCTGCGCCTGCTGCAGAGGCCTCCAGAGGAGCCCGCCGTCCATGCCGACTGCCACAGAGCTGCCCTCAATATCTCCTTCCAGGAGCTGGGCTGGGACCGGTGGATCGTGCACCCTCCCAGTTTTATCTTCTACTACTGTCATGGGGGGTGTGGGCTGTCCACCCCACAGGACCTGCCCCTGTCGGTCCCTGGGGTGCCTCCTACCCCCATCCAGCCCCTCTCTCTGGTGCCAGGGGCCCAGCCCTGTTGCGCTGCCCTCCTGGGAACCATGAGGCCCCTACATGTCCGCACCACCTCGGATGGAGGTTACTCTTTTAAGTATGAGATGGTGCCCAACCTTCTCACCCAGCACTGTGCTTGCATCTAA